Genomic DNA from Hordeum vulgare subsp. vulgare chromosome 2H, MorexV3_pseudomolecules_assembly, whole genome shotgun sequence:
AATGTCatcatttttatgttggtatatgttgatgatattattgtgGCAAGCTCATCACAGGAGGCAACAAATGCATTGCTATAAGATCTTCAAAATGACTTTGCTCAAAAAGATTGACTTGCATTTGTTCTTGGGAATAGAGGTAAAGAAGGTAACCAATGATATACTTCTTAGTCAAGAAAAATATGTATCAGATATACTGAAGAAGGCTAGTATGATGAGTTGCAAAATCAAACATGCCTCTGACCACTACTAAAAATTGTCTAAAGAAGAAGGTTAACTTTTGGGAGCTAAAGATGCCACAAAATACAGAAGTGTAGTAGGTGCCTTACAATATTTAACCCTTACACGACGTGACATATGTTTTCCAGTAAACAAAGTATGTCAATTCTTGCATGCTCCTACTTCTCAGCATTGGACTGTTGTTAAGAGAATTCTGAGATATCTCAGAGGTACCATGAGTAGAGGGTTAAAATTCACAAGATCAACCTCAACTATGGTGAGTGCCTTTTCAGATGCTGATTGGGTAGGTTGTCCGGATGGCAGAAGGTCCATAGGAGGATTTGTTGTTTTCTTTGGACCAAATCTTATATCTTGGagtgcacacaagcaagcaactgTGTCAAGATCAAGTACTGAAGCTGAGTAAAAAGCATTAGCAAATGCCACAGGTGTTGGGTTCAAGCCCTACTTGATGAACTTGTCGTAAGTCATTCTTTAGTTGCACGCCTTTGGTGTGATAATATTGATGCTACATACCTTTCAGCAAATCCAGTATTTAATGCAAGGATAAAAAATATTAAGGTTGATTATCATTTTGTACGAGAAATAGTAGCAAACAAGCTACTTGACATTCGGTTCATCCGCACCAATGACTACGTAGCAGATGGACTCACCAAAGCCTTGTCTTGGCGAAAATTGAAAGAATTCAAACACAATGTCAACTTGGTGAAGTTATGATTGAGGGGATGTGTTAAAGTATATATTGTAACATGTATTTTGGCGTGTATATAAACCGAATACATCGAGATAAGGGTCGGCGTGTGCTATGTAATTCTTCTGGTTAGGAGGTTAAGATCTATCTCTATTTCTTTGTATAGATATTGCTTGGAGATTACTCTAACAACCAACAACCAGATCTTGTAATCTTTGTTCTATATATAACACGGAGCGCGTCCCTGCTTAGGCACACTCTTAACCAATCTCTACAAAACCAAAGGGCAGAAATTAAACGTTGAGCTTGGAGTGGAGGCTGATCAAGAACGTGCCGAGACAAATCTACAAGAGAAGTCATGGTGGGCTCCAACAATACCTAGGATTGGAACTGGCCAGTCTTTTCCTTACAAGCATATGTGATTTACTCCATTTTAGCTAAGCGTATCTGCTTATCCTGTGGTTTGTATAAACTTGGATGAGTTTGATGCTCGAAACTTGTTGCGCTCTAAAATTATGCTAGCTTTGCTGGTTCTAACGTCTAGGAGCCCCGTGTGGCCATGTTTGGAGGCTAATGCCTTTGCTGAGGCGATTTTCCCCAGGTGTGCTAGTGGTGCCTCTCTCTGGATTGTTTCTCTGTTGTCCTGAAAACATTTGGCGGATTCCTTTGTATTAGAAATCAACGAGGAGGCTTGTTGTTTCTACAAAAAAAAAATCTATGTTTTTCTACGTAGATTACGCGGCAGCAGGTGGCAAAACACTTGACCTAGCAAGAGAAACGAGAGAGAAAACAAGCGGGCATGCACGCCTCACGGACGCCGACGCCCTGGGCCCGTGCGTCGCCGGCCTGAATTCCAGAAAGAGTGCAACGACGAGGCCTCCTCTTCCGGGAGAGTTCCATTCCGCCGGCTCTCAAGCCGATCAGACGAGCATGAGCCGCTCTGTCTGCAGCCCCCGGGCAATAATCGGCGGCGTCAGGGGCCGGCACGTGATCCGAGGCAGGAGCCGGCGGCCGAGAGCGCATTTAGCGCCCCCCAACCACCGTGCGTCTCCCGATCCACCCGTCGACCCGCTTTCCACCCATTTAACTCCATCCGTTTCGGGGTGGTCCTTCCTCCTCCGGTAGCCAGCCAAGCAGCTGTCTCCCGCCCGCTAACCCACTTACCCACTGCCTACTCCGGCCTCCTCAACCCGGCGCTACCCTGCTGTGAGTGTGGTTGCGAGACAGCTAGCGAGAGTTCAGCCTGGCCTCTGGCCTCTATAAGAGGAGCCAGAGGGCGCTCGCCACCTTTCGTGTCCACGACGTACGCGCCTTGCCAAGTCGCAGCCACCCACTGGAGCTCGCCAGTTCCATAGCTACTCGTGCGACACGAGTCGTCGCGCCGAGGTCCGCCATGGACGCTTGCTCTcaggccctcgccgtcgtcgcggcgctgctcctcctcgtcggGGCCTCGGCGCCGACGGCGTCCGCGGCGCGCGCCTTCTTCGTCTTCGGCGACTCCCTCGtcgacaacggcaacaacaactacCTCATGACGACGGCGCGCGCGGACGCGCCGCCCTACGGCATCGACTTCCCCACGCACATGCCCACGGGGAGGTTCTCCAACGGGCTCAACATCCCGGACATCATCAGTACGTGCCTCTTCTACCTCACCTAATTACTCCTGTACATCACAGGCCATGCTCTTCTCCATTTTCTAGGGCAATGCGCTGACACATGTTGATCGATCAGGCGAGTACCTCGGGGCAGAGCCGGCGCTGCCGTACCTGAGCCCCTACATGCGCGGCGACAACCTGCTCGTCGGTGCCAACTTCGCGTCCGCCGGCGTCGGCATCCTCAACGACACAGGCGTGCAATTCGTAAGCTCCACATGCGCGCACTTCACTCTTAAATCATCTACGTGTTCTAGAATCATGCAACGGAGGGCATGAGCATGACAATGGTGCGTGCGTGCAGGTGAACATCATCAGGATCGCGCAGCAGCTGCAGAACTTCCAGGACTACCAGCGGAGGCTGGCGGCGTACATCGGCGAGGACGCGGCGAGGCAGCGCGTGAGCCAGTCGCTGGTGCTCATCACCCTCGGCGGCAACGACTTCGTGAACAACTACTACCTGGTGCCCTTCTCCGCCAGGTCCCAGCAGTTCGAGATCCACGACTACGTCCCCTTCATCGTCTCCGAGTACAAGAAAGTCCTCGCGGTAATACTTAACCTTTTCTCTTATTTACCACTAATTAATTCCCCAACATACATAATTTCTGCCCCCAAACATACTTGCATTTGTAAAAAAAAGGTGCGCTACATCCAAAATGCCCGAGATATGCTAAAACATGGTTTACCGTAACCCAACAAACACGATTAACATTCAAGGAGAAAAAAAATGCCAGGACAATTTCTGTCTTTTATTTTGTCAGTATGGTGTACAAGAGTGGTAGGCCTAAAGTTCCCAAAATTAGATGACGAAACGAAATGCCTGCTGCATGGGCTAGAACAGTAGTGGAAAGAGATGGGTTCTGTAGGCTGCGTGCCTGCCTGATATGATGGCGAGAGACGGGCAGTAGCACCGCACCGGTGAACACTTGTTTGCAGCGGGGTCATTTTTGGGTGGTATGTTCAGCAAACAACAAACTGACACGGCCTGTAGGTGTTGTGCACGCCGGATTCAGAAGCACACTGTTTCCGGCAAGAGTTAGCCCATGAGACGATTATATTCATGGTTCATAGCCAGTTTCAGTAACTGCTGAGACACCCTTCACTGTGGAGGCTGAATCCAAACACAGTATCAAATTTATTACTAACTCGCACTTAAGCCCGCCAGCACTGTTGGTAAGATCGCTCGCATCCATAGTGCATTCTCATTTTGTATTACCGTGGTATTACGATACGTACGTGGAGCTACAGTAGTACTTCCGAAGTACCGCGGTATTTACATTACGTGGAGCTACAGTATATTGCTCCTACATTGAAAGGGAGTGAAGGCTGGTTCGTAGTACCAGATCTCTTTGCGTTGGTGCAGATCTGAAATCCTTGACATTTATGACCCGTTCATAGGCTCGAGTGACAATAGGCCTAGACATTTGGCACTGCCCTGCGGAGCTTCCCAATCCCAACCGAGAAAACTCGGTTCTTACCGTAGGGAGGGAGGGTTTGCCGGGTTGGGGGTAAGTATGTCTGTCTGTCTCGGCATGCATCGTGGGATGGTCTGGATGCAATGCGTGCATGTTGGATGTTGCCACCAACCATTCTGCCCATGCAATCAATATAGGCCAACCGGTGAGTGGACAGCAGTCCAGTACACACGGTACACCCCCGCGCCACGCCACCCTCATCTGCCACGCAtcgcgcgctctctctctctctctccgcagTCCGCAGTAAAAGAGCAGCAGGCACGCGTTTTAGTACTGTCTACTGTTGTAGTAGTAGCACCCATGCATGATGGTTGTCACCATGTATTTACTCCTCCCACATGCAGCAGCAGCGGCGCTCTATCATGCATGCACTTTCGTCTTCCTCTTCGTCTTCGTGCATGCTTCGTTTGAGCTACGTGTAGGGAGTAGGGTTGGGGGGTGGCGAGCTGCTGCATGTCTTGTCTTTGCATATGCATTGAACCCAAAAAAAGAAAGTGAGTGACTGAGCGTGTGGAAGCAATGGAACGCAGAGGCTGTACGAGCTGGGCGCCCGTCGCGTGATCGTGACGGGGACGGGGATGATCGGGTGCGTGCCGGCGGAGCTGGCCCTGCACAGCCTCGACGGCTCCTGCGCGCCGGACCTCACGCGGGCCGCCGACCTCTTCAACCCGCAGCTGGAGCGGATGCTGACGGAGCTCAACGGCGAGGTCGGCCACGACGACGTCTTCATCGCCGCCAACACCAACAGGGTCAGCTTCGACTTCATGTTCAACCCGCAGCAGTACGGTACGTGCAACCAAAATTCTTCCACGCACGCATGTTTTGGTCTCGAGCCAGCAGCAGATAGGTAcgtgaaggaaagaaagaaaaaactaacgacgcatgcatgcatgcattcaacgCAGGGTTCGCGACGGCCAAGATCGCGTGCTGCGGGCAGGGCCCGTACAACGGGATCGGGCTGTGCACGCCGGCGTCCAACGTGTGCGCCAACCGTGACGCCTACGCCTACTGGGACGCATTCCACCCCACGGAGCGGGCCAACCGGATCATCGTCGCCAACTTCATGCACGGCACAACTGACCACATCAGCCCCATGAACCTCAGCACCATCCTCGCCATGGACAACACCAGGAACTAGTCTTACACCGCTAGGTACTAGGACTAGTCCATGGATCTGTGCCGGCACCCACTACATATATATagctacatatatatatatagctacATATATATATGGTGCTTAATTTGTTATTGGTCTCTCCGTATGAACCTGGCTGGACTGGAGCGGGTGGTCTACAAGTTTTTGACGGGTCCGTCCTTGGTTTGGTCGAGACTTGAGAGTAATGTGGGTGTTAACTAAGAGAGATTGCTTATTTTCTGTTTGCTGCTCCACATTGTTTAGCAGAGCTAGTGGCTAGGAAATTGTAAGACAGCGGTTTCTACGTACCGGATTGATCCAAGAATTCCTTGTAGCTTGTGAACCTTCTGTGTTTTCCAGTAGGGATTTACTATCTACCATGTTTTAGTTCGAATTTACTAGTACAGTACCACGTTATGTTTTACTGCCAATGTTTTGCTAGATCAGATTAACCGAAGAAGTTTGACCGGAATCACCGATTCACTGCTAAAACCACAGACCGTAAATACTCCAGTGTAGTAGATCATAGCTGTCGACATGGGGACCGAAAAAACAGAGGAGGGCAGATGATACTACATGGTTCAGAATTCAGAGCAGTGCGCACTGCACCAGAAACAAATTCAGGGCCTGAAATTCTCACCTGATCATTCCATGCCTTCCCAGTTCCAGTCACCAATCAGACGAGGAGGTGCTCTTTTTTTTTTTAATGTCCGATTTCCAGTCATATTGCTGAGCAGCTGCAGACACACCCGATAGACGCAGTGGCGCCTGCACTTGCACTTCAGAACTGTGACCATGATTGTACTTCAGAACTGTGATTTTGATTTTACATGCCgcagttttgttttgttttttccagGCAGGTAAATGCACGGCTGGGAAGTTTGAAACATTGGTTCCGTATGGGATCAGCAAAACTGCAGTATTCGGGCAACGCAGAGGGAAATGGATTAACAAACTTAAAATTCAGATAATTCATACATATCACCCTTTGGGCGCTAGACTCCTAGTAGTAGGGGTTACTTGAGTTTTACTGCCAATATTTTGCTGGGTCGTTCATCGAGTTTAAACCAAAGAAGTTTCACCATAGTCACTGGTAAAATAGCTGAACATAAATACCCCAGTGTAGATCTGAACTGCCGAAATGGGGACCGAATAAACAGAGGAGGGCAGAGGATACATCATTCAGAATTCAGAGCAGTGCGCACTTCACCGGGAGAAAAAAATTCAGAGCCTGATATTCTCACCTGATCATTCCCATGCCT
This window encodes:
- the LOC123427200 gene encoding GDSL esterase/lipase LTL1-like, which encodes MDACSQALAVVAALLLLVGASAPTASAARAFFVFGDSLVDNGNNNYLMTTARADAPPYGIDFPTHMPTGRFSNGLNIPDIISEYLGAEPALPYLSPYMRGDNLLVGANFASAGVGILNDTGVQFVNIIRIAQQLQNFQDYQRRLAAYIGEDAARQRVSQSLVLITLGGNDFVNNYYLVPFSARSQQFEIHDYVPFIVSEYKKVLARLYELGARRVIVTGTGMIGCVPAELALHSLDGSCAPDLTRAADLFNPQLERMLTELNGEVGHDDVFIAANTNRVSFDFMFNPQQYGFATAKIACCGQGPYNGIGLCTPASNVCANRDAYAYWDAFHPTERANRIIVANFMHGTTDHISPMNLSTILAMDNTRN